The following are encoded in a window of Ricinus communis isolate WT05 ecotype wild-type chromosome 4, ASM1957865v1, whole genome shotgun sequence genomic DNA:
- the LOC8289622 gene encoding leucine-rich repeat receptor-like protein kinase TDR, with amino-acid sequence MKPPFLFCLTLSFFYLLPTFLVVISAAAAAAAATAQPLQLHALLSLKSSLQDPLGTFQDWDQSSSKPGFRSPVWCAWSGIKCDPRTAQIISLDLSGRGLSGLIPDEIRHLKSLIHLNLSSNAFDGPLQPVIFELTQLRTIDISHNSFNSTFPPGISKLRFLRVFHAYSNNFTGPLPTEFVALPYLERLNLTGSYFEGEIPLGYGSFQRLKFLGLAGNALEGLLPPQLGFLNQLQRLEIGYNKFTGKVPEEFALLSNLRYMDISCCSLSGNLTQQLGNLTKLETLLLFQNNFSGEIPVSLTNLKSLKVLDLSDNHLTGTIPVGLSSLKELTRLSLMKNQLVGEIPLGIGELPNIETLCLWNNRLTGFLPQKLGSNGKLLWLDVSNNSLSGPVPPNLCQGNKLFKLLLFSNKLIGSLPDSLSNCTTLTRFRIQDNQLNGSIPHGIGLLPNLSFVDLSNNNFTGEIPEDIGNAPQLQYLNISENSFDRKLPGNIWNAPNLQIFSASSSKIRGELPNFIGCRSVYKIELHDNSLNGTIPWDIGHCEKLICLNLSRNSLTGIIPWEISTLPAITDVDLSHNLLTGSIPSNFDNCTTLESFNVSFNRLTGPIPGSGTIFPNLHPSSFSGNEGLCGRVLAKPCAMDTLTAGEVEVHRHQQPKKTAGAIVWIMAAAFGIGLFVLVAGTRCFHANYNRKFNDDEREIGPWKLTAFQRLNFTADDVLECLSMTDKIIGMGSTGTVYKAEMPGGEIIAVKKLWGKHKENIRRRRGVLAEVDVLGNVRHRNIVRLLGCCSNRECTMLLYEYMPNGNLEDLLHGKSKGENLVADWFTRYKIALGVAQGICYLHHDCDPVIVHRDLKPSNILLDGEMEARVADFGVAKLIQSDESMSVIAGSYGYIAPEYAYTLQVDEKSDIYSFGVVLMEIISGKRSVDAEFGDGNSIVDWVRSKIKTKDGVNDILDKNAGASIASVREEMMQMLRIALLCTSRNPADRPSMRDVVLMLQEAKPKRKLAGSLVSSGGGVVGDNIVTAGGAIAQKPTMEC; translated from the exons ATGAAACctcctttccttttctgtCTTACACTCTCCTTCTTCTATTTGCTTCCCACATTTCTAGTAGTCATctctgctgctgctgctgctgctgctgccaCTGCCCAGCCTCTTCAACTTCATGCTCTTCTTTCCCTTAAATCTTCCCTTCAAGACCCTTTAGGCACTTTCCAAGACTGGGATCAATCATCCTCCAAGCCTGGTTTTCGCAGTCCAGTTTGGTGTGCTTGGTCTGGCATCAAATGTGACCCAAGAACTGCTCAAATCATATCACTTGATCTCTCAGGGCGCGGTCTTTCTGGTCTTATTCCTGATGAAATCCGTCACTTAAAGAGCTTAATTCACTTGAATTTGAGCTCAAATGCTTTTGATGGGCCTCTCCAACCAGTCATTTTTGAACTCACCCAGCTCAGGACTATTGATATAAGTCACAACAGCTTCAATTCAACCTTTCCTCCTGGAATTTCCAAGCTCAGGTTTCTAAGGGTCTTCCATGCATATAGTAATAATTTCACTGGTCCATTACCAACAGAGTTTGTAGCGCTACCTTACTTGGAGCGGCTCAACCTCACGGGAAGCTATTTCGAAGGAGAAATTCCGTTGGGATATGGAAGTTTTCAGCGATTGAAGTTTCTTGGCTTGGCTGGAAATGCTTTAGAAGGCCTTCTGCCACCTCAGTTAGGATTTTTGAACCAGCTTCAGCGGTTGGAGATTGGATACAATAAGTTCACAGGGAAAGTACCTGAGGAGTTCGCATTGTTAAGCAATCTCCGCTACATGGATATCTCATGCTGTTCTCTCTCTGGTAATCTCACACAACAATTGGGAAATCTAACTAAGCTCGAAACTCTGTTACTCTTCCAGAACAATTTTAGTGGTGAGATTCCGGTGAGtcttacaaatttaaaaagtctAAAGGTTCTTGATTTGTCTGATAATCATCTTACGGGAACAATACCAGTGGGGTTGTCTTCTTTGAAAGAGCTAACCAGGTTAAGCTTGATGAAAAACCAATTAGTCGGTGAAATACCACTTGGAATTGGTGAATTGCCTAATATTGAAACACTATGCCTCTGGAACAACCGGCTAACAGGATTTCTTCCTCAAAAGCTGGGTTCCAATGGCAAGTTATTATGGCTAGACGTGTCCAACAACTCTTTAAGTGGTCCAGTTCCTCCAAATCTTTGCCAGGGAAACAAGCTATTCAAGCTCTTACTCTTCTCCAACAAGTTGATTGGAAGTTTGCCTGATTCATTATCAAACTGTACCACTTTAACAAGGTTCAGAATTCAAGATAATCAACTCAACGGTTCGATTCCACATGGCATTGGTCTCTTGCCAAACCTATCTTTTGTAGACTTGAGCAACAACAACTTCACAGGAGAAATCCCTGAGGATATTGGCAATGCGCCGCAGCTACAATACTTAAACATCTCAGAAAACTCCTTCGACAGAAAATTGCCAGGTAACATATGGAACGCCCCGAATTTACAGATATTTTCAGCAAGTTCAAGCAAAATCAGAGGCGAACTTCCAAATTTTATCGGTTGCAGAAGTGTGTACAAAATCGAATTGCATGATAATTCGTTAAACGGTACAATTCCTTGGGATATTGGTCACTGCGAGAAGCTTATATGCTTAAATTTAAGCCGCAACTCTCTCACCGGTATAATTCCATGGGAGATTTCTACACTTCCAGCTATCACTGACGTTGACCTTTCCCATAACCTTCTCACTGGCTCAATCCCCTCTAATTTCGATAATTGCACCACTTTAGAGAGCTTCAACGTCTCCTTTAACCGTTTAACGGGTCCAATTCCAGGTTCTGGTACAATTTTCCCAAACCTCCATCCGTCGTCATTTTCCGGGAATGAAGGCCTCTGCGGCCGTGTTTTAGCAAAGCCCTGCGCAATGGACACGTTGACAGCCGGAGAGGTTGAGGTCCATCGCCACCAACAGCCTAAGAAAACCGCCGGAGCGATCGTTTGGATCATGGCGGCTGCGTTTGGTATTGGCTTATTCGTGCTCGTCGCTGGAACCAGATGCTTCCATGCTAACTACAACCGGAAATTCAACGACGACGAGCGTGAGATCGGACCGTGGAAATTAACCGCTTTCCAAAGGCTAAATTTCACGGCTGATGATGTGCTGGAGTGTCTTTCGATGACCGATAAGATCATAGGGATGGGGTCTACAGGGACTGTATATAAAGCGGAGATGCCAGGTGGCGAGATCATAGCGGTGAAGAAACTGTGGGGTAAACATAAGGAGAATATCAGACGGAGGCGAGGGGTTTTAGCTGAGGTGGATGTGCTGGGGAATGTGAGGCATAGGAATATAGTGAGATTGTTAGGGTGCTGCAGCAACAGAGAGTGTACAATGCTGTTGTATGAGTATATGCCAAATGGGAATTTAGAAGATTTACTGCATGGTAAAAGTAAGGGAGAAAATCTAGTAGCTGATTGGTTTACGAGGTACAAAATTGCTCTAGGTGTTGCTCAGGGGATTTGTTATCTTCACCACGACTGTGATCCAGTGATTGTGCATCGCGATCTTAAGCCTAGTAATATTCTTTTGGATGGTGAGATGGAGGCTAGAGTGGCTGATTTTGGTGTGGCCAAGTTGATCCAAAGTGACGAATCCATGTCGGTGATTGCTGGGTCTTATGGTTACATCGCACCAG AATATGCTTATACTTTACAGGTTGATGAAAAGAGTGATATTTACAGCTTCGGAGTAGTGCTGATGGAGATTATAAGTGGTAAAAGATCGGTTGATGCTGAATTTGGGGATGGCAATAGCATTGTGGACTGGGTAAGGTCTAAAATCAAGACTAAAGATGGTGTCAATGACATTTTGGACAAGAACGCAGGAGCATCAATTGCATCAGTGAGGGAGGAAATGATGCAAATGCTTAGAATTGCATTGCTTTGCACCAGCCGCAATCCAGCGGACCGGCCATCCATGAGGGATGTAGTGTTGATGTTGCAAGAAGCTAAGCCTAAGAGGAAATTGGCCGGAAGTTTAGTTAGCAGTGGTGGTGGGGTTGTGGGTGATAACATAGTTACTGCTGGTGGTGCAATTGCACAAAAGCCTACTATGGAATGTTaa